The Candidatus Synechococcus calcipolaris G9 nucleotide sequence TGGCCTGATTTTCTGAGCCTATGGAACCTACCTTTGCGATCGCCGCCCCGCGAATTTTATTGGTCATGACTGACTCGGCCCTCGCCCAGCAAATTGGCCAAGACCTACAACAGGCGGGGTATGACCCGGTAACGGCGGCAACGTTTGCGGACTGTCAGTTGGCCTGCCAGGAATGGCAACCGGCCCTAGTGATTGTGGACGACCTGGCCATGGAGCATCGCCCCGATAACGTGAGCGGCCTAGATCTGTGTCGTAAAATCCGTCAGGAAAAAATTACCTTACCACTCCTGTTAATCATGGAGAGCGATCGCCTAGAGGATCGGGTGAACTGTTTAGAAGCCGGAGCCGATGACTATCTCCTCAAGCCCTACCGCGATCAACAGTTTTTAGACATGGTTCAGCTTTACCTGAAACCAACGGCCCCAAGTGGGGAACAACTGCGATTTGAGACCCTGGTTCTGGATTTAGCCACGCGGCGGGCCGAGCGGAATGGTCGCTTGATAGATTTAACGATGAAGGAATACGAACTCCTGAAATTTTTAATGGAGCATCCCCGCCAAGTTCTTAGTCGAGACAAGATTTTAGAGAATGTCTGGGGCTATGACTTCCTGGGGGAGTCCAATGTCATTGAGGTTTATGTCCGTTATTTACGGCTAAAAATTGAACCCGATGGCGAAAAACGATTGATCCATACGGTGCGAGGGGTGGGGTATGTTCTCCGGGAAGCTTAAATTTAAGCAGGTTAAGCAGATTTACTCATTTTTTTTAGCCCTAGGGGTGGCATTGACGGTTATCGGCTGTCAAGCCCTTGAGCAACCTAGTCTAAATTCTCAAAATTCTAATGTGGCGATCGCTGGGGTTTCCCAAATTTTGCCGATTACGGCCCAGGCGATCATTGGCGAGACGGTTATTGATCTGGAAGTCGCCAAAACTCCTGCCCAGCAAGCCCTAGGATTGATGTATCGCAGTGAATTAGCGGATAATCGGGGGATGTTATTTCCCTTTGATCCGCCCCAATTGGTAAGCTTCTGGATGAAAAATTGCCTTATTTCCTTGGATCTGATTTTTATCTATGAGGGGGAAGTTATTGATATTGCTGAAAATGCCCCCCCCTGTTATGACGATCCCTGCCCCACCTACGGCCCGAATCAAATCATCGATCATGTGTTAGAACTGCGGGGTGGTCGGGCCGCTGAAATTAGCCTTGCCGTGGGCGATCGCCTCAAAATCAAGCCCCTTGAGCAATCCTAGGAACCTGTGGGATAAACCGGTCAACTATTCCTAACCCATTGCTATCCAACGATCCAAGGGTATTTCATCCGATAGGGTATGTCATCTAAGGATGCCAAGGATATCAGATATGTAGTGTTAGAGTAAGAGTATCTGTTAGTTTTTTTAGTAATCAATTAGTGCCATGGCCATCTCTGCAACTCTCTCCGTTGAAAAAGAAAAAGTTAAAAAACCTCCCTTCAAAATTCACGTCCTCGGCGATCGGGTACTGCGCCAGCCCGCTAAACGGATTAGCCAAGTCAATGACAGTATCCGCCAAACCGTACGGGATATGCTACAAACCATGTACAGTGCCGATGGCATTGGCCTGGCCGCCCCCCAGGTGGGGATTAATAAACAGCTTTTAGTCATTGATCTTCACCCCGATGAAGCCGCCAATCCGCCCCTGATTATGATCAACCCGGTGATCCGCGAAGCCAGTCCCTTGTTGGAATTGGGTCAAGAAGGCTGCTTGAGTATTCCTGGGGTCTTTTTGGATGTGAAGCGGCCGGAAATGATTGAGGTCAGCTACAAGGACGAGTGGGGCCGCCCCCAACTACTTTATGCCAGCGGCTTGCTATGCCGGGCCATCCAGCATGAAATTGACCACCTCACAGGGGTGATGTTTGTGGATCGGGTGGAAAATAAATTACTCCTGAATCAAGAATTATCGGAGCATGGTTTTTCCCGCAATGCCGTTCGCCCCGTGGCAGGTTGAGGTTCGGCGTGGTTGCTAAAAGTTATGTATTTTTAGGTGGGGCCTGCATTGCCTTTATTGCGACCGTGGGCTGCATCTTTGAGTTATCCTCTGGAGAGGCCCAACTGGGTTTTGGGGTGACATCGGCTATTTTAGCCCTGGCATTGCCCCTCGGTATTGGCCTATTTGTGGCCGCCGTTAGGCTCGGCCGGGCCGACCCCTGAGATGATAATAAAAGAAACCACGGCAGTGAGATGAGTCTATGACCTTAGAGTACCCGGATGATCTTCAATACCTGGATAGTCATGAGTATGTGCGTATTGAAGGGGAAATCGCCACCATTGGCATTAGTGCCTTTGCGGTCGATCAACTGGGAGATATTGTCTTTATTGAAATTCCCCAGGAAGGCGATAAATTAATCCAAGGGGAACGCTTTGGCACCATTGAGTCGGTGAAGGCCGTTGAGGAAATGTATTCCCCCGTAACCGGAACGGTGATTGAAAGTAACCAGGCGATCGCCGATACCCCAGAAGAATTAGCCGCAGATCCCTACGGCGAAGGCTGGCTCGTGAAAGTACGCCTAGATAATGAAGATGACATCGAAGGGGCCCTGACGGCCACCGCCTACCAAGCCCTAGTGGAGGGAGATGAGTAGTTTATGGCAAAGGCAGCACGAAAAAAATCCAAGAAAAAAAATAACCTGGATCATGATGATCAGACTCCCCTGTCAGAGGTGAAATCACCCTCCCCGACCCTGGCCAAGAATGCCCCGGTTGAGAATACATCCCCAGAGCCACCGCCGTCCGCACCCATTGAACCCGACATTAATCCTGAGAACCCTGATCCTGAAAATACGGTGTACGAAGCGGTAATTGGCCTGGAAATTCACTGTCAACTCAGCACCAACACCAAGATTTTCTCCAGTAGCTCCAGCGCGTTTGGAGCAGATCCCAATACCCACATTGATCCCATTTGTTTGGGCCTACCGGGTACCTTGCCCGTCCTCAATGCCAAAGTCTTAGAGTATGCCGTCAAGGCAGGGTTAGCTCTCAATTGCCACATTGCCCCCTACAGCAAATTCGATCGCAAGCAGTATTTCTACCCTGATTTACCCAAGAACTACCAAATTTCCCAGTACGATTTACCCATTGCTGAGCAGGGTTTCTTAGAAATTGAACTCATTGACGAGAATGATCAGCCCCGCCGCAAACGAATTGGCATTACCCGCCTGCACATGGAAGAAGATGCCGGAAAATTAGTCCATGCAGGCAGCGATCGCCTCTCGGGGTCGACCTATTCCCTGGTGGATTTGAACCGGGCCGGAGTTCCCCTAGCGGAAATTGTCTCCGAGCCGGATCTGCGATCGGGCCAGGAAGCGGCGGAATATGCCCAGGAATTGCGGCGAATTTTGCGTTATTTGGGTGTATGTGATGGGAATATGCAGGAAGGTTCCCTCCGCTGTGATGTGAATATTTCCGTCCGTCCTGAAGGCAGAGAAGCCTTTGGCACGAAGGTGGAAATTAAGAATATGAACTCCTTTAATGCCATTCAACGGGCGATTGACTTTGAAATTGATCGCCAAATTACGGCCATTAAGGCGGGAGAAAAAATTATTCAAGAAACCCGGCTCTGGGACGAAAATACCCAAGCCAC carries:
- the gcvH gene encoding glycine cleavage system protein GcvH, giving the protein MTLEYPDDLQYLDSHEYVRIEGEIATIGISAFAVDQLGDIVFIEIPQEGDKLIQGERFGTIESVKAVEEMYSPVTGTVIESNQAIADTPEELAADPYGEGWLVKVRLDNEDDIEGALTATAYQALVEGDE
- a CDS encoding DUF192 domain-containing protein: MFSGKLKFKQVKQIYSFFLALGVALTVIGCQALEQPSLNSQNSNVAIAGVSQILPITAQAIIGETVIDLEVAKTPAQQALGLMYRSELADNRGMLFPFDPPQLVSFWMKNCLISLDLIFIYEGEVIDIAENAPPCYDDPCPTYGPNQIIDHVLELRGGRAAEISLAVGDRLKIKPLEQS
- the nblR gene encoding response regulator transcription factor NblR: MEPTFAIAAPRILLVMTDSALAQQIGQDLQQAGYDPVTAATFADCQLACQEWQPALVIVDDLAMEHRPDNVSGLDLCRKIRQEKITLPLLLIMESDRLEDRVNCLEAGADDYLLKPYRDQQFLDMVQLYLKPTAPSGEQLRFETLVLDLATRRAERNGRLIDLTMKEYELLKFLMEHPRQVLSRDKILENVWGYDFLGESNVIEVYVRYLRLKIEPDGEKRLIHTVRGVGYVLREA
- the gatB gene encoding Asp-tRNA(Asn)/Glu-tRNA(Gln) amidotransferase subunit GatB; this encodes MAKAARKKSKKKNNLDHDDQTPLSEVKSPSPTLAKNAPVENTSPEPPPSAPIEPDINPENPDPENTVYEAVIGLEIHCQLSTNTKIFSSSSSAFGADPNTHIDPICLGLPGTLPVLNAKVLEYAVKAGLALNCHIAPYSKFDRKQYFYPDLPKNYQISQYDLPIAEQGFLEIELIDENDQPRRKRIGITRLHMEEDAGKLVHAGSDRLSGSTYSLVDLNRAGVPLAEIVSEPDLRSGQEAAEYAQELRRILRYLGVCDGNMQEGSLRCDVNISVRPEGREAFGTKVEIKNMNSFNAIQRAIDFEIDRQITAIKAGEKIIQETRLWDENTQATFTMRVKEGSSDYRYFPEPDLGPIEVSEQQRDLWRSELPELPAQKRHRYQEDWGLSAYDSRVLTDERGTAEYLEATIAAGAVAKQAANWIMGDMTAYAKETKQSIRDLPLTPDHLAELIALIEDGTISSKIAKDMLPELLKNGGSAKALVEKKGLSQISDAGTLNAIIDELLAAHPQELEQYRAGKTKLQGFFVGQMMKKTGGRADPKLTNQLLVAKLNPPG
- the def gene encoding peptide deformylase; the protein is MSATLSVEKEKVKKPPFKIHVLGDRVLRQPAKRISQVNDSIRQTVRDMLQTMYSADGIGLAAPQVGINKQLLVIDLHPDEAANPPLIMINPVIREASPLLELGQEGCLSIPGVFLDVKRPEMIEVSYKDEWGRPQLLYASGLLCRAIQHEIDHLTGVMFVDRVENKLLLNQELSEHGFSRNAVRPVAG